From the Chloroflexota bacterium genome, the window ACGATGTCCTGCCACTGGGCCCGGCCAAGGCTCGCGGCCGCCTCCTTCACCGCCACCGGCGCTGCCGGTCGCTCGTTCAGGTCGGGCATGCCCGGCAACGGGACGTCCGTGCCCCCGACGACAGTGAGCCAGGACTGCCCGTTGCGGCGACCGATCACGATCCTGGGGACGACCACCACCGAGTGCTGCTCGGTGTGGTCGGGGTCGAACACGAAGGACGCGAAAGCGATCGGCCCGGTGCCCGAGCACTCCAGGTGCTCGGACTCGTGCTCGATCCGCCCGCAGGTCTCCTGCCACCAGTCGTCGGCCTCGTCCGCTGTGCCGCCCTCGAACCGGGCCACCTCGCCGATGCCGACCATCCCGTCCCCGCGCCGCAGCCAGGCATGGCCGCCGGCTGGTGGCAGGTAGGCGGTCAGGTCACCGGGATCATCGATCCCGATCGTCATCGCTCGCCACTGGGGGCCGGGCGGGTGATGGATCACAACCGCAGGATAGCCGCTGCGCCCCCGGGTCGCCGGACGCGCTGTGGCGCCAAATGGCTCCGTCAGGCCAGATTGCCTAGACTGACGGAAGTCCCCCGAGCCAAGTGCAGGAGCGCCCATGTCCGAGCCGCAGCCGGCAGAGCCGGCCACCGGCTCAGCCATTGAGGCCGACGTGATCGTCGTCGGCGCCGGACCGGGCGGCTCGACCGCGGCAGCCCACCTCGCCGACCGCGGTCTTGACGTGGTGCTGCTGGAGAAGAGCACCTTCCCGCGCGAGAAGGTCTGCGGCGACGGACTCACTCCGCGCGCCGTCAAGCAGCTGATCCGGCTGGGCATCGACACCAGCCAGGCTGCCGGCTGGGTGCGCAACAAGGGCCTGCGGGTGTACGGCGGCCGCAGCGAGCCGTTCGAGCTGCCCTGGCCGGAGCTGGCCGAGTTCCCGCCCTACGGGCTGGTGCGGGCACGGGCGCAGTTCGACAAGATCCTGGCCGACCGCGCCGTCGCCGGCGGCGCCCGGCTCTACGAGCAGACCAACGTGACCGCTCCGATCGTCTCCGCCCGCACCGACCGGATCGTCGGGGTGACCACGAAGGACGGCCGCCAGTTCCGCGCGCCGCTGGTGATCGCAGCGGACGGCAACTCCGCCAGGCTGGCCATCGGCATGGGGCTGGCCAAGCGCACGGACCGGCCGATGGGCGTCGCCGTCCGGGCCTACTTCAACTCACCGCGCACGAACGACGACTACATGGAGTCCTGGCTCGAGCTCTGGGACGGCAAGGCGGGAGAGTCCGCCCTGCTGCCCGGGTACGGCTGGGTCTTCGGGATGGGCGACGGCACCGTCAACGTCGGCCTCGGCACGGTCGCCTCCAGTTCGGAGCCGGCCAAACTGAACTACC encodes:
- a CDS encoding isochorismate synthase codes for the protein MTIGIDDPGDLTAYLPPAGGHAWLRRGDGMVGIGEVARFEGGTADEADDWWQETCGRIEHESEHLECSGTGPIAFASFVFDPDHTEQHSVVVVPRIVIGRRNGQSWLTVVGGTDVPLPGMPDLNERPAAPVAVKEAAASLGRAQWQDIVGEAVSRISRGELDKVVLARGLTLVSETPLDPNW
- a CDS encoding geranylgeranyl reductase family protein; this encodes MSEPQPAEPATGSAIEADVIVVGAGPGGSTAAAHLADRGLDVVLLEKSTFPREKVCGDGLTPRAVKQLIRLGIDTSQAAGWVRNKGLRVYGGRSEPFELPWPELAEFPPYGLVRARAQFDKILADRAVAGGARLYEQTNVTAPIVSARTDRIVGVTTKDGRQFRAPLVIAADGNSARLAIGMGLAKRTDRPMGVAVRAYFNSPRTNDDYMESWLELWDGKAGESALLPGYGWVFGMGDGTVNVGLGTVASSSEPAKLNYRDMFSRWLANTPPEWGFTPENQVGPTLGAALPMSFNRQPAYTRGLLLVGDSGGMISPFNGEGISYAMEAAEMAADAIADAHFRGFGTPSAERALAGYPARLKSEWGGYFRLGQVFVSLIEHPQVMHLCTRYGLPRPTLMRFTMKLLAHLYDTRDGDWMDKVIGTLAKVAPSA